The Acidobacteriota bacterium sequence CGATCCGCGGCCGGGTGCACGAAGTCCGCCAGGGCGGCATCGAGACGGCCGAGGGCGCGGCCGAGGTCGCGCCGCAGGGCGGCGCTGCGCTCGCTGCGATGGACCCACAGCTCCCCCGGGACCCACGACAACAGGCGCACCTGGCGGCCCTGCCATTGGCCTTTGCCGACTAGGTGCGGCAGAGCGATGCCGACGGCGTACTCGGCCAGGTGGGTGAAGACCGAGCTTTCGAGGGCGACCAGGTCTTGGTTGCGTCCTTCCTGCGCGACCTTGAGAACCAACCGCTCGCCGCTGTCCTGGCGCAGCAGGAAATTCTGGTCGACGTCGCCGTCCAGGGCCTCGGCCGCGACCTCGAGGCCGAAGGACTCGCGAGCGAGCTGGGCGATGTCTTGGGGAGAGATGGCCATGGCGGGCAGTCTAAGGGAAGCGGGAGGCCTCTTGGGTGGTGCTGTGGCGACAGAGTGGAGGGTTCCCGCGAGGCCGCCTTTTCACGGCCGATCCTGATAGAGTCCGGCTCGCTCGAAGCCCACCGCCCGAGGCCTGCCCTGGGGTCGGGGGATCCCCTTCAAGATCCGGAGGTCATCGTGAAAATCCACGAGTATCAAGGCAAGGAGATCCTGCGCCGCTATGGGGTGGCGACGCCCCGCGGGCAGGTGACCGACGATCCCGCCGAGGCGCGGCGGATCTGTGAGGAATTCGGTGGTCGTTGTGTCGTCAAGGCGCAGATTCACGCCGGTGGGCGCGGCAAGGGCGGCGGGGTGAAGCTGGCCGGATCGCCGGCCGAGGCGGAGGAGCTGGCGGGACAGATCCTGGGCATGCAGCTGGTGACGCCGCAGACCGGCCCCGGTGGCCAGAAGGTGCGCCAGGTGTTGATCGAGGAGGCTCTCGACATCGCCGACGAGCTCTACGTTTCCGTGACCCTCGACCGCCAGAACGAGACCCTCGTCCTGATGGCGTCGAAGGAAGGCGGTATGGACATCGAAGAGGTGGCGGAGAAGACTCCCGAGGCGATCCTCAAGGAGTCCGTCGACCCCCATCTCGGGCTGCTGCCCTTCCAGGCGCGGCGTCTCGCCGGCGGCCTCGGTCTGAGCGGCGGTACCGCCCGTCAGGCCGCCAAGCTGCTCACCGCCCTGGTCAAGGCCTACGTCGATTCCGACGCTTCGCTGGTCGAGATCAATCCGCTGCTGGTGACCGGCGGTGGCGACGTCCTCGCCCTCGACGCCAAGATGGGTTTCGACAGCAACGCCCTTTTCCGGCACAAGGATGTCGCCGCGATGCGCGATCTCGCCGAAGAGGATC is a genomic window containing:
- the sucC gene encoding ADP-forming succinate--CoA ligase subunit beta; protein product: MKIHEYQGKEILRRYGVATPRGQVTDDPAEARRICEEFGGRCVVKAQIHAGGRGKGGGVKLAGSPAEAEELAGQILGMQLVTPQTGPGGQKVRQVLIEEALDIADELYVSVTLDRQNETLVLMASKEGGMDIEEVAEKTPEAILKESVDPHLGLLPFQARRLAGGLGLSGGTARQAAKLLTALVKAYVDSDASLVEINPLLVTGGGDVLALDAKMGFDSNALFRHKDVAAMRDLAEEDPAEVEASKFGLNFIKLDGNIGCMVNGAGLAMATMDIIKL